Proteins encoded within one genomic window of Solea senegalensis isolate Sse05_10M linkage group LG11, IFAPA_SoseM_1, whole genome shotgun sequence:
- the sst7 gene encoding cortistatin, with protein MQLLVMLAALMGVVFSVRAAAVLPVEDRSSIHVNRELSKERKDLILKLVSGLLDGALDTNMLPGDVASEDLEEPLESRLEERAVYNRLSLPQRDRKAPCKNFFWKTFTSC; from the exons ATGCAGCTCCTGGTGATGTTAGCAGCTCTCATGGGGGTTGTGTTCAGTGTAAGAGCAGCCGCTGTGCTTCCTGTGGAGGACAGAAGCTCCATCCATGTGAACAGG GAGCTGAGCAAAGAGCGCAAAGACCTGATCCTGAAGTTGGTGTCTGGCTTGTTGGACGGAGCTCTGGACACCAACATGCTGCCCGGGGATGTGGCGTCCGAGGATCTGGAGGAACCGCTGGAGTCTCGCCTGGAGGAGAGGGCTGTCTATAACAGGTTATCGCTGCCTCAGCGCGACCGCAAAGCCCCCTGTAAAAACTTCTTCTGGAAAACTTTCACCTCCTGCTAA